From one Acidibrevibacterium fodinaquatile genomic stretch:
- the secF gene encoding protein translocase subunit SecF: MFLRPLFRIVPDGTKIAFMRGRFLGLLVSALLSSLSVVLFFYPGLNLGIDFRGGIVIEAKTPGPADFTKIRAALAGQRITGAGVQSFGGPDDILIRLENPKSETATQASADRVRAALAEAFPGTKVMRVDAVGSSVSAELFRNGMLALAISLVMILAYIWFRFEWEFAVGAVVTLLLDITKTIGFLAITRLPFDLVMVAAILTILGYSTNDKVVVYDRVRENLRKYKTMPLRALIDLSINETLNRTLGTSMTVFLASLPLALFGGSTLSAFAWTMLFGIIVGTSSSIFIAAPILLFLGEHRLRKDAHAPRPAKPTAARLKGGT; this comes from the coding sequence ATGTTTTTGCGCCCGCTGTTTCGTATCGTCCCCGATGGCACCAAGATCGCCTTCATGCGCGGGCGGTTTCTCGGCCTATTAGTCTCGGCCCTGCTCTCCAGCCTCTCGGTCGTGCTGTTTTTCTATCCCGGGCTCAATCTCGGGATCGATTTCCGGGGCGGCATCGTGATCGAGGCGAAAACGCCGGGGCCGGCGGATTTCACCAAAATCCGCGCAGCCCTCGCCGGCCAGCGCATCACCGGCGCCGGCGTGCAAAGCTTCGGCGGGCCGGACGACATCCTGATCCGGCTCGAAAACCCGAAAAGCGAAACCGCGACCCAAGCCAGCGCCGATCGCGTCCGCGCCGCCCTCGCCGAGGCTTTTCCCGGCACCAAGGTGATGCGCGTCGATGCCGTGGGCTCGAGCGTTTCGGCGGAGCTGTTCCGGAACGGCATGCTGGCGCTGGCCATCAGCCTCGTCATGATCCTCGCCTATATCTGGTTCCGCTTCGAGTGGGAGTTCGCGGTCGGCGCGGTGGTGACGCTGCTGCTCGACATCACCAAAACCATCGGCTTTCTCGCCATCACCCGCCTTCCCTTCGATCTCGTGATGGTCGCGGCGATCCTCACCATTCTCGGCTATTCCACCAACGACAAGGTCGTGGTCTATGACCGGGTGCGCGAAAACCTGCGCAAATACAAGACCATGCCGCTCCGCGCACTGATCGATCTCTCGATCAACGAAACCCTAAACCGCACCCTCGGCACCTCGATGACGGTGTTCCTCGCGAGCCTGCCGCTCGCGCTCTTTGGCGGCAGCACGCTTTCGGCGTTTGCCTGGACGATGCTGTTTGGCATCATCGTCGGCACCTCGTCCTCGATCTTCATCGCCGCCCCCATCCTGCTCTTCCTCGGCGAACACCGGCTGCGCAAAGATGCCCACGCCCCGCGCCCGGCCAAACCCACCGCCGCTCGCCTCAAGGGGGGCACCTGA
- a CDS encoding FAD-binding and (Fe-S)-binding domain-containing protein: MNAPLLPESRWEKSPLAARLRAEVAGEVLFDAASRGRYATDASIYQVMPVGVVVPKTLADVEAAMAIAREAGVPLLARGGGTSQCGQTVNRALVLDGSKYLRRILAIDPEAGTAVVEPGLVLSHLNAALREHGLFFPVDPSTHTRATIGGMAGNNSCGAKSIRYGLMADNVLAIEAILADGTRARFAEDSAEPAALIARLRALGAAEASEIAARFPRQLRRVGGYNIDALTPAARAAGRGNLARLLVGSEGTLAFSAALTLKLAPIKPRKVLGLCQFPNFRAAMAATPHLVTLDPEAVELVDRTMIDLGRSIAIFRPTIERMVQPGTDCLLIVEFHGHEEAPLLTKLADLETMMGDLGHPGAVVAATKPAFQAAIAEVREAGLNIMMSMKGDRKPVSVIEDTAVDLADLADYTERLNEILERHGTRGTWYAHASVGCLHVRPVLSMKDVGDVRRFRAIAEECFALVRAYRGSHSGEHGDGIVRSEFHEAMFGPRIVRAFEAVKDAFDPAGFFNPGRIVRAPRMDDRSLFRTPPGYGPDPAFTPKLDWSEHPGGLLGAAEMCNNNGTCRGFEAGAMCPSYRVTRDEQHLTRGRANTLRLALSGQLGADAMASDALADAMALCVSCKACRRECPTGVDMARMKLEVLAARAERQGIPLRARLLAALPRLAPLAARVAPVANALAGLSLTRRRLGFAPDRRLPAFRRDAFRDHEAPAGEGAKVWLLADTFNRYFEPENLRAAVRVLRVAGFRPVVARAPGGPLCCGRTELAAGRLEAARRAASRVIAACAGDEPVVGLEPSCLLTLRDEYSALLPGDAARDLAARARLLPEFLEERCPSLPVSAMATTAHVHGHCHQKAHGAWPATLAMLGRIPGLTVAPITSSCCGMAGSFGYQAETAAISRAMAEAALLPAVRAAAAGDVIVADGTSCRHQIADLAGRRAVHSVQILAEALK, from the coding sequence ATGAACGCGCCGCTTTTGCCCGAGAGCCGTTGGGAGAAATCTCCTCTTGCCGCAAGGCTGCGCGCCGAGGTCGCGGGCGAGGTTTTGTTCGATGCCGCAAGCCGCGGCCGCTACGCCACCGACGCCTCGATCTATCAGGTCATGCCGGTCGGCGTCGTCGTGCCCAAAACCCTGGCCGATGTCGAGGCGGCGATGGCGATCGCGCGCGAGGCGGGGGTGCCGCTGCTCGCGCGCGGCGGCGGCACCAGCCAGTGCGGGCAGACGGTGAACCGGGCGCTGGTGCTCGATGGCAGCAAATATCTCCGCCGCATCCTCGCGATCGACCCCGAAGCGGGGACGGCGGTGGTCGAGCCCGGGCTGGTCTTGAGCCATCTCAACGCCGCGTTGCGCGAACACGGCCTCTTTTTCCCGGTCGATCCCTCGACGCACACCCGCGCGACGATCGGCGGCATGGCGGGGAATAATTCCTGCGGCGCGAAATCGATCCGCTATGGGCTGATGGCCGACAATGTGCTGGCGATCGAGGCCATTCTCGCCGATGGCACGCGCGCGCGCTTCGCCGAGGACAGCGCCGAGCCGGCGGCGCTGATCGCGCGTTTGCGGGCGCTTGGTGCGGCTGAGGCAAGCGAGATTGCCGCCCGTTTTCCGCGCCAGCTCCGCCGTGTCGGTGGCTATAACATCGATGCGCTGACGCCGGCGGCGCGCGCGGCAGGGCGCGGCAATCTCGCCCGCCTCCTGGTCGGTTCGGAGGGGACGCTCGCGTTTTCGGCGGCGCTGACGCTCAAACTCGCGCCGATCAAGCCGCGCAAGGTGCTGGGTCTTTGCCAGTTTCCCAATTTCCGCGCGGCGATGGCGGCAACGCCCCATCTCGTGACGCTGGATCCGGAAGCGGTGGAACTCGTCGATCGCACGATGATCGATCTCGGCCGCTCGATCGCGATCTTTCGCCCGACCATCGAGCGGATGGTGCAGCCGGGGACGGATTGCCTGCTCATCGTCGAATTCCACGGCCACGAAGAGGCGCCGCTTCTCACCAAACTCGCCGATCTCGAGACGATGATGGGCGATCTCGGCCATCCCGGCGCGGTGGTTGCGGCAACCAAGCCGGCCTTCCAGGCGGCGATCGCCGAAGTGCGCGAAGCCGGGCTCAACATCATGATGTCGATGAAGGGAGACAGGAAGCCGGTTTCGGTGATCGAGGATACCGCCGTCGATCTCGCCGATCTCGCCGATTACACCGAACGGCTGAACGAAATCCTCGAGCGCCACGGCACGCGGGGCACCTGGTATGCGCATGCCTCGGTCGGGTGTCTGCATGTCCGCCCGGTTCTCAGCATGAAGGATGTGGGCGATGTCCGGCGGTTTCGCGCCATCGCCGAGGAATGTTTCGCCCTGGTGCGCGCCTATCGCGGCTCGCATAGCGGCGAGCATGGCGATGGCATCGTCCGCTCCGAATTTCATGAAGCGATGTTCGGGCCGCGCATCGTTCGCGCCTTCGAGGCGGTGAAGGACGCGTTCGACCCCGCGGGTTTCTTCAATCCGGGCCGCATCGTTCGCGCCCCGCGGATGGATGATCGCAGCTTATTCCGCACGCCGCCCGGGTATGGCCCGGATCCGGCCTTTACCCCGAAGCTCGACTGGTCGGAGCATCCAGGCGGCCTCCTGGGGGCTGCCGAGATGTGCAACAATAATGGCACCTGCCGGGGGTTTGAGGCCGGCGCGATGTGCCCGAGCTATCGCGTGACCCGCGATGAGCAGCATCTGACGCGCGGGCGTGCCAATACGCTCCGCCTCGCCCTCTCCGGCCAGCTCGGCGCCGATGCCATGGCGTCGGACGCGCTGGCTGACGCGATGGCGCTTTGTGTTTCGTGCAAGGCCTGCCGGCGGGAATGCCCGACCGGCGTCGATATGGCGCGGATGAAGCTCGAAGTGCTCGCCGCGCGCGCCGAGCGGCAGGGGATTCCGCTTCGTGCCCGGCTGCTCGCGGCGCTGCCGCGTCTGGCCCCGCTCGCCGCACGGGTGGCGCCGGTCGCGAACGCTCTGGCCGGACTTTCGCTCACCCGGCGGCGGCTCGGCTTCGCGCCTGATCGCCGGCTTCCCGCCTTCCGCCGCGATGCGTTTCGCGATCACGAGGCGCCGGCGGGGGAGGGGGCGAAGGTCTGGCTGCTCGCCGATACCTTCAACCGCTATTTCGAGCCCGAGAATCTGCGTGCCGCGGTGCGTGTTCTGCGGGTTGCCGGGTTTCGCCCGGTGGTTGCGCGGGCGCCTGGCGGCCCGCTTTGCTGCGGGCGGACGGAACTCGCCGCCGGCCGGCTCGAGGCGGCGCGGCGGGCGGCGTCGCGGGTGATCGCGGCTTGCGCCGGCGACGAGCCGGTGGTTGGCCTCGAACCCTCCTGCTTGCTCACGCTCCGCGACGAGTATTCGGCCCTGCTCCCGGGAGATGCGGCGCGCGATCTTGCCGCCCGGGCGCGGCTCTTGCCGGAGTTCCTCGAAGAGAGATGCCCCTCGCTTCCCGTCTCGGCGATGGCGACGACGGCGCATGTCCATGGCCATTGCCATCAGAAAGCGCATGGCGCCTGGCCGGCGACTTTGGCGATGCTGGGGCGCATCCCTGGGCTCACCGTCGCGCCGATTACCTCGTCTTGCTGTGGCATGGCCGGGAGTTTCGGCTACCAGGCCGAAACCGCCGCGATCTCGCGGGCGATGGCGGAGGCGGCGCTCTTGCCGGCGGTGCGCGCGGCGGCGGCGGGGGATGTCATCGTCGCCGATGGCACGTCTTGCCGCCATCAGATCGCCGATCTCGCCGGGCGCCGGGCGGTGCACTCGGTGCAGATTTTGGCAGAGGCGCTTAAATGA
- a CDS encoding trypsin-like peptidase domain-containing protein → MSTQDHVHQTAGATPAAKGLMRRRQPRLGSLLAAALLAGTALGGYALAERSPAQAGETAPAQTGPLQAAPAHANAAALPDFSDLVSRVKPAVVSITTRLQASAADDEGPMPSPFSMAPNGMTPDGMPAHRHMIEARGSGFIVSPDGIIVTNNHVVHEAKSVTVTLSDGSELPAEVVGRDARTDLAVLRVKAEHPLPYVTLGDSSAVKPGQWVIAMGNPFGLGGSVTAGIVSAKGRDIGAGPYDNFIQVDAPINQGNSGGPLFTQDGTVVGVNTAILSPSGGSIGIGFAIPANLVKTVVADIETTGHVTRGYLGVAAQPVAPALRAALALPADQGGDKGALIASVEPRSPAAKAGLKPGDVITAVDGETVADPRDLAREIAALKPGANAKITLIRNGAPTAETVTIAAQPDSETADRASTPGAETPRVGLALQPLSPELSDQLGLPAESKGAVVAAVEPGSPAEAAGIEAGDVVVGVGTAAVDGPAAAVAAIRTAAHEHHAVALRILRHGNAAFVAIDLDKTHTG, encoded by the coding sequence ATGTCAACGCAAGACCACGTCCACCAGACCGCAGGCGCCACCCCGGCCGCGAAGGGACTGATGCGCCGGCGTCAACCGCGCCTTGGCAGCCTCCTCGCCGCCGCCCTGCTCGCCGGCACCGCGCTCGGCGGTTATGCGCTGGCCGAGCGCAGCCCGGCACAGGCCGGCGAAACCGCCCCGGCCCAAACCGGGCCGCTGCAAGCGGCGCCGGCGCATGCGAACGCGGCAGCCCTGCCCGATTTCTCCGATCTCGTGAGCCGGGTCAAACCGGCGGTGGTCTCCATCACCACCCGCTTGCAAGCGAGCGCGGCCGATGACGAGGGGCCGATGCCTTCGCCCTTCTCGATGGCGCCTAACGGGATGACCCCGGACGGCATGCCCGCCCATAGGCACATGATCGAGGCGCGCGGTTCGGGCTTCATCGTCAGCCCCGACGGCATCATCGTCACCAATAACCATGTCGTGCACGAGGCGAAATCGGTGACGGTGACGCTGAGCGACGGCAGCGAATTGCCGGCCGAGGTCGTCGGCCGCGATGCCCGCACCGATCTCGCCGTGCTGCGCGTCAAAGCCGAACATCCTTTGCCTTATGTCACGCTCGGTGACTCGAGCGCGGTCAAGCCCGGCCAGTGGGTGATCGCGATGGGCAACCCGTTCGGCCTCGGCGGCAGCGTCACCGCCGGCATCGTCTCGGCCAAGGGGCGCGATATCGGCGCCGGCCCCTATGACAATTTCATCCAGGTCGATGCGCCGATCAATCAGGGCAATTCCGGCGGTCCGTTGTTTACCCAGGACGGCACCGTGGTCGGCGTCAACACCGCGATCCTCTCGCCGAGTGGCGGCTCGATCGGCATCGGCTTTGCGATCCCGGCCAATCTGGTCAAGACGGTGGTCGCCGATATCGAGACCACGGGGCATGTGACGCGCGGCTATCTCGGCGTCGCAGCCCAACCGGTGGCGCCAGCGCTGCGGGCGGCGCTAGCGCTTCCCGCCGACCAGGGCGGCGACAAAGGCGCGCTCATCGCCAGTGTCGAGCCGCGCTCACCAGCCGCCAAGGCCGGCCTCAAGCCCGGCGACGTGATCACCGCCGTCGATGGCGAGACCGTCGCCGACCCGCGCGATCTGGCGCGCGAGATCGCCGCCTTGAAGCCGGGCGCGAACGCCAAGATCACCCTGATCAGAAACGGCGCGCCCACCGCCGAGACGGTGACGATCGCAGCCCAACCCGACAGCGAAACCGCCGATCGCGCCAGCACCCCCGGCGCCGAGACGCCGCGCGTCGGCCTCGCCTTGCAGCCGCTGTCGCCTGAACTCAGCGACCAACTCGGCCTGCCGGCGGAAAGCAAAGGCGCGGTGGTCGCGGCGGTCGAGCCCGGCTCGCCGGCGGAGGCAGCCGGGATCGAGGCGGGTGACGTCGTCGTCGGGGTCGGCACCGCGGCGGTCGATGGTCCGGCGGCGGCGGTCGCTGCGATCCGCACGGCGGCGCACGAGCATCATGCGGTGGCGCTGCGCATCCTCCGCCACGGCAACGCCGCCTTCGTTGCGATCGATCTCGACAAGACCCATACCGGCTAA
- the mazG gene encoding nucleoside triphosphate pyrophosphohydrolase encodes MHAETELRRLLTIMAALRDPETGCPWDRAQNFATIAPYTIEEAYEVADAIAREDMPGLADELGDLLFQVVYHARLAEEAGHFAFADVARTISDKMIRRHPHVFANAPAEAGLWEREKAAERAARGVEGTLASVPEALPALARAHKLSARAARVGFDWPDAEAVLAKLDEETAELRAELANADPARLEDEVGDMLFVLANLARKLGLDPEAALHRANRKFTRRFAAVETTLAAAGATPQEAGLAAMEAAWAAAKVAERGGGESGR; translated from the coding sequence ATGCACGCCGAGACCGAACTCCGCCGCCTGCTTACGATCATGGCGGCGCTGCGCGACCCAGAGACCGGCTGTCCCTGGGACCGCGCGCAAAATTTCGCGACCATCGCGCCCTACACCATCGAAGAAGCCTACGAGGTCGCCGACGCCATCGCGCGGGAGGATATGCCTGGCCTCGCCGATGAATTGGGCGATCTTTTGTTTCAGGTGGTCTATCACGCGCGCCTGGCCGAGGAGGCCGGCCATTTCGCCTTCGCCGATGTCGCGCGCACGATCAGCGACAAGATGATCCGCCGCCATCCGCATGTATTCGCGAACGCGCCGGCGGAGGCCGGCCTATGGGAACGCGAAAAGGCAGCCGAGCGCGCGGCGCGCGGCGTGGAGGGAACGCTCGCCTCGGTGCCCGAGGCCCTCCCCGCCCTTGCGCGCGCCCATAAACTCAGCGCGCGCGCCGCCCGCGTCGGGTTCGATTGGCCGGATGCCGAGGCGGTGCTCGCCAAACTCGATGAGGAAACCGCCGAACTGCGCGCCGAGCTCGCCAACGCCGACCCGGCGCGGCTCGAAGACGAGGTCGGCGACATGCTGTTCGTGCTCGCCAATCTTGCGCGCAAGCTCGGGCTCGATCCCGAGGCGGCGCTGCACCGCGCGAACCGTAAATTCACCCGCCGCTTCGCGGCCGTGGAGACTACTCTCGCCGCCGCCGGCGCAACGCCGCAGGAAGCGGGGCTGGCGGCGATGGAGGCGGCCTGGGCGGCGGCGAAGGTGGCAGAGCGAGGCGGCGGCGAGAGCGGCCGCTGA
- a CDS encoding DHA2 family efflux MFS transporter permease subunit — MSARVEADVPHRGIITVCAMVATLMQALDATIANVALPYMQGSLSATSDEITWVLTSYITAAAIMTAPVGWLAARFGRKNLFILCLAGFTTASMLCGIAQTLPQMVGFRLLQGMFGAALVPLSQATMLDIYPVERRGSAMAIWGIGVMIGPILGPTLGGYLTELYNWRWVFYVNLPFGLLAILGMIIFMPRAPTEEGLRFDWTGFCVLALGLGSLQMMLDRGQDQDWFSSREIITEAVLAGLGIYLFLAHLFTAERPFIRPAIFRDRNLSASLLMMFAIGQILVASSALMAPYLQSLGNYPVATAGLVMAPRGIGTMLAMMISGRLASRIDPRKLMFVGVSLLIGSSYSMTGWTPDVAVHVQVTTIIVQGMGLGFVFTPLQVIAFATLPMAMRTDAAAMLSLFRNVGSAIGVSLTSALLARNIQVAHAGLAARITPFNRALQSNPTIFHRLDPLTRHGAVLLDQMINQQAEIIAYIDDFLFMTLTTLPALLLLFVMRRPTHMAAPAEDHPAVLD, encoded by the coding sequence GTGAGCGCGCGCGTCGAGGCCGATGTTCCCCATCGCGGCATCATCACCGTCTGCGCGATGGTGGCGACGCTCATGCAGGCGCTGGATGCGACCATCGCTAATGTCGCCCTCCCTTACATGCAGGGCAGTCTTTCCGCGACCTCCGATGAAATCACCTGGGTTCTGACCAGCTATATCACCGCCGCGGCCATCATGACGGCGCCGGTCGGCTGGCTCGCGGCGCGGTTTGGGCGGAAGAATCTCTTCATTCTCTGCCTCGCCGGCTTCACCACCGCCTCGATGCTGTGCGGCATCGCGCAGACTTTGCCGCAGATGGTCGGATTCCGCTTGCTTCAGGGCATGTTCGGCGCCGCCCTGGTGCCGCTCTCGCAAGCCACGATGCTGGATATTTATCCCGTCGAGCGGCGCGGTTCGGCGATGGCGATCTGGGGGATCGGCGTCATGATCGGCCCCATCCTGGGCCCGACGCTCGGCGGCTATTTGACCGAACTCTATAACTGGCGTTGGGTTTTCTACGTCAATCTGCCCTTTGGTCTTCTCGCCATTCTCGGCATGATCATCTTCATGCCGCGCGCGCCGACAGAAGAGGGTCTGCGGTTTGATTGGACCGGCTTTTGCGTGCTCGCGCTCGGTCTCGGCTCGCTGCAGATGATGCTCGATCGCGGCCAGGACCAGGACTGGTTTTCTTCCCGCGAGATCATCACCGAGGCCGTGCTGGCGGGATTGGGGATCTATCTTTTTCTTGCCCATCTTTTCACCGCCGAGCGGCCGTTCATTCGCCCGGCGATTTTCCGCGACCGTAATCTTTCAGCCTCACTCCTGATGATGTTCGCGATCGGGCAGATCCTGGTTGCGAGTTCGGCGCTGATGGCGCCCTATCTGCAAAGCCTCGGCAATTATCCGGTGGCGACGGCGGGCCTCGTCATGGCGCCGCGCGGCATCGGCACCATGCTCGCGATGATGATTTCCGGTCGGCTCGCGAGCCGCATCGATCCGCGCAAGCTGATGTTCGTCGGTGTCAGCCTGCTGATCGGATCGAGCTATAGCATGACCGGTTGGACCCCCGATGTCGCGGTGCATGTTCAGGTCACGACCATCATCGTCCAAGGCATGGGGCTTGGTTTCGTCTTCACGCCGCTGCAGGTCATTGCCTTCGCGACGCTGCCGATGGCGATGCGCACCGATGCCGCCGCCATGCTCAGCCTGTTCCGCAATGTCGGCAGCGCGATCGGCGTCTCGCTCACCTCGGCGCTGCTTGCGCGCAACATCCAGGTCGCGCATGCCGGCTTGGCGGCGCGGATCACCCCCTTCAACCGCGCGCTGCAATCCAACCCGACGATTTTTCATCGTCTCGACCCGCTGACGCGCCATGGCGCCGTGCTGCTCGACCAGATGATCAACCAGCAGGCCGAGATCATCGCCTATATCGATGATTTCCTGTTCATGACCCTGACCACCCTGCCGGCGCTGCTGCTGCTTTTTGTCATGCGGCGCCCAACCCATATGGCAGCTCCCGCCGAGGATCATCCGGCGGTGCTGGACTGA
- a CDS encoding HlyD family secretion protein: protein MSQASATLSARDVEVAARPRRKTRVLRTALMVGGIAVVAAGSLAAWLMGGRYAYTDDAYVEAALLPVATDVSGLVGEVAVHEGEHVTKGQVLFRLDPSQFTIALDGARANLAETALTMEAMKRDYRRMLHDIDAKAAQVADDQANLGRFANLVKAGGVTRAEYDDARFKLSADQQALESLRAQAEAQLARLSGNPAIDVTQTPQYREAAARVAEAQRELDHSVVRAPFSGVVTQVDHLQPGQYLAASTGAFGLVSDEHVWVEAQPKETELTWVKPGNPVDVTVDTYPGRVWHGVVESIAPSADSQFSLLPAQNSSGNWVKVVQRIRVRVRIDRAPGDPPLRTGMSVETEIDTGHQRSLKDLF from the coding sequence ATGTCGCAAGCCAGCGCCACCCTATCGGCGCGTGACGTCGAGGTCGCGGCGCGGCCGCGGCGCAAAACCCGCGTGCTGCGCACGGCGCTGATGGTCGGCGGCATCGCCGTCGTCGCTGCGGGGTCGCTCGCTGCGTGGCTGATGGGCGGACGCTATGCCTATACCGATGATGCCTATGTCGAGGCCGCGCTGCTGCCGGTTGCAACCGACGTCTCTGGTCTTGTCGGCGAGGTCGCGGTGCATGAGGGCGAGCATGTCACCAAAGGGCAGGTGCTGTTTCGCCTCGACCCGAGCCAATTCACCATCGCCCTCGATGGCGCCCGCGCCAATCTCGCCGAAACCGCCCTCACCATGGAGGCGATGAAGCGCGACTATCGCCGCATGCTCCACGACATCGATGCCAAAGCGGCCCAGGTCGCCGATGACCAAGCCAATCTCGGCCGCTTCGCCAATCTCGTGAAAGCCGGCGGTGTCACCCGCGCGGAATATGACGATGCGCGCTTCAAGCTCTCGGCCGATCAGCAAGCCCTCGAAAGCCTGCGCGCGCAGGCCGAGGCGCAGCTTGCGCGGCTTTCCGGCAACCCCGCGATCGACGTCACCCAAACGCCGCAATATCGCGAAGCCGCGGCGCGGGTCGCGGAAGCGCAGCGCGAACTCGATCATTCGGTGGTGCGCGCGCCGTTCTCGGGCGTGGTGACGCAAGTCGATCACCTCCAGCCCGGCCAGTATCTCGCGGCCTCGACCGGCGCCTTCGGCCTGGTCTCTGACGAGCATGTCTGGGTCGAGGCGCAACCCAAGGAGACCGAGCTGACCTGGGTCAAGCCCGGCAATCCCGTCGATGTCACGGTCGATACCTATCCCGGCCGCGTCTGGCATGGCGTCGTCGAAAGCATCGCGCCCAGCGCCGATTCACAATTCTCCTTGCTGCCGGCGCAAAATTCCTCCGGCAACTGGGTCAAGGTGGTGCAGCGCATCCGGGTGCGCGTGCGCATCGATCGCGCGCCCGGCGATCCCCCGCTCAGGACCGGCATGAGCGTTGAAACCGAGATCGACACCGGCCATCAGCGCTCGCTCAAGGATCTGTTCTGA
- a CDS encoding MarR family winged helix-turn-helix transcriptional regulator, giving the protein MPHSQPDFMFYLHDVAHLLRIMVDKRARMHDMTRAQWLILLRLHRQPGMSQKELAELLEVEPITVARLVDRLEQRQMVERRADPHDRRIWRLHLLPDAAPLIGEIEAERDEIARLVRQGIEPETIAVVLDALKKMKATLCGELRCQRRPEQVRLLAEEDTTEEAA; this is encoded by the coding sequence ATGCCCCATTCGCAACCTGATTTCATGTTCTATCTCCACGATGTCGCGCATCTGTTGCGCATCATGGTCGATAAACGCGCCCGGATGCATGACATGACCCGCGCGCAATGGCTGATCCTGCTGCGTCTGCACCGCCAGCCCGGCATGTCGCAGAAAGAACTCGCCGAATTGCTCGAGGTCGAGCCGATCACCGTCGCCCGGCTGGTCGATCGTCTCGAGCAGCGGCAGATGGTCGAGCGGCGCGCCGATCCCCATGACCGGCGAATCTGGCGGCTGCATCTTCTGCCCGACGCGGCGCCATTGATCGGCGAAATCGAAGCCGAGCGGGATGAAATTGCCCGCCTCGTCCGTCAGGGGATCGAGCCCGAGACCATCGCCGTGGTGCTCGACGCCCTGAAGAAAATGAAGGCGACGCTGTGCGGCGAGTTGCGTTGTCAGCGCCGTCCCGAACAGGTGCGATTGCTCGCCGAGGAAGACACTACCGAGGAGGCTGCCTGA
- a CDS encoding glucose 1-dehydrogenase yields the protein MKTFDLTGKAAVITGGNGGIGLGIARGLSAAGAQILLVGRNQEKGAAAAAEFGPGRAAFHAADVTRKSECEALVAAAVAHFGRLDILVNNAGVSVRKAPESYTEDEWRTILETNLSSVFFASQAAHPVMKRGGGGKIINIGSVMSVLAAPYSAPYAASKGGVLQLTKALATAWAADNIQVNAILPGWIDTDMTKTARQVVSGLHEHVLARTPAARWGEPGDLAGAAVFLASSASDFVTGAGLPVDGGYMIKA from the coding sequence ATGAAAACCTTCGATCTCACCGGAAAAGCGGCGGTGATCACCGGTGGCAATGGCGGCATCGGGCTCGGCATCGCGCGCGGCCTCAGCGCCGCCGGGGCGCAGATTTTGCTGGTGGGCCGCAATCAGGAAAAGGGCGCGGCGGCGGCGGCCGAGTTCGGCCCGGGCCGGGCGGCTTTCCACGCCGCTGACGTCACCCGTAAAAGCGAGTGCGAGGCTCTGGTCGCGGCGGCGGTGGCGCACTTCGGTCGGCTCGACATCCTGGTCAACAATGCCGGCGTCTCGGTCCGCAAGGCGCCGGAGAGCTACACCGAGGATGAATGGCGCACCATTTTGGAGACCAACCTCTCCAGCGTGTTTTTCGCCTCGCAAGCGGCGCACCCGGTGATGAAGCGGGGCGGCGGCGGCAAAATCATCAATATCGGCTCGGTGATGTCGGTGCTCGCCGCGCCCTATAGTGCCCCCTATGCCGCGAGCAAGGGCGGCGTTCTGCAATTGACGAAAGCGCTGGCGACGGCGTGGGCGGCAGACAATATCCAGGTCAACGCCATCCTCCCCGGTTGGATCGATACCGACATGACGAAGACGGCGCGCCAGGTCGTGAGTGGGCTGCACGAGCATGTGCTCGCCCGCACCCCGGCGGCGCGCTGGGGCGAGCCGGGCGATCTCGCCGGCGCCGCGGTGTTTCTTGCGAGTTCCGCGTCCGATTTCGTCACCGGCGCCGGCCTCCCCGTCGATGGCGGCTACATGATCAAGGCGTGA